A segment of the Scomber japonicus isolate fScoJap1 chromosome 5, fScoJap1.pri, whole genome shotgun sequence genome:
aaggagagaagtaaCTCAACGTCAGTAGGAGAGATTTTCTGGTAAGCCTGGCACTTTTAACAGAACAAATGGCAAAGTCCAGACAAATCCCAACAAACTAGAGTTTAAAAACAGATATACTACATACGcaccaaacaaacaacacagaacGGAAATCATACAGAAGAAAAGATAACATTAGCCCAGCATCTCCACTGTAGTAGGCTGGTCTTTGCTTTCTAACCAGTCAAAACCAGAGTTCACAGTATCACTGCATATCTGCTGAAAAAGCGGGTCGTTTTTCAGTTCTTCCAGTGTCGAGTCTTCATATTGTTCCTGCTGTTGATTTGGATCAAACAGCAGATTGGTGTCCAATGTGTTAAGGTCAGTGATGCTACTGGACAGATCTGAGGTCAGTCTGATGTCGTTCGAGAAGTCGGATGCCACAGCGTTGAGCTCCGAAGCTACCTGACCGACCAACTGGGAGCTGGGGTTGAGGCCATCGTCCCCCAACAAGTCCTTGACagtgttgttgaaatccagctGTTGCTGCTCGTCCTCCacctcctgctgctgtgtgctCTGGAGGAGGAGCTGCGGTTGTGTCTGCACAGGATTCTCCTGGAGCTGCTGCGGTTGCTGCTGGTCTTGCTCACCAGTACCCGCTTGTGCTTGGCTGTCCCCAGTGGAGAAGGTCACAGTTTCTCCACTGCCAGTGGTGAGGTAGCCATGCTGCTGGAGCTCAAAGGCAGCAGGGCTAGAGCTGACAGGCAGCTGAGTCTGGTGGGGAGTTCCTCCAGCGAAGCCAGGAGTTGTCTCCAGGATCTGTGTGAGGTTCATACGGGCCGTGTAGTTAGAGGGGAGGTTGTTTATCCCCAGGCCACGGACAGAGTCATCCCCGTCAGCCTCCATCTTACTGAGAAGAACATTGGTGATTTTGGCGGTGTTACTCGGACCCTGCACAGGCAGCATTTCACTCTGCATCATGATGTTCAGAGGTACAGACTGGCTACGCTGGACCATGCTGTGGACAGAGCTGACCGTCTGGCTGTTAGAAAGGATGCTGAGCACCTCAGAGGTGATGGGGGAGTTAAAGGGCGAGACGACGGCtcgggtggtggtggtggtgttagtGGTGGTTGTTGGAGGGCCGGTGTTACCACTGAAGTTCCTCTGGCGCACTGCAGGGCTAACACTGCGGCAACGGAAAGTACTGGATGCGGATGACGTTGAAGCCTTGTTGTCTAATGGTGCAGGCACAGCAAAGCTCTCCTGTTTAGTGGGAGTAGTCACACCTGttacaagctgctgctgctgctgctgctgcaccggAGAAATGGGCGTCAAACGGCCAAAGTGAGCGCCATCCTGTCTCGGCTGAGCCTGAAATGACTGGCCGGGAATTGCAAATGCATGTGGCTTGCGAAACTGGTCATCTACCAAGTCTTGATAGCTGGGCAGAATACCGATGCTATGGTTGGACAAAGGACCTCCAGAGGTGCTGTTATAGCGGTTGTTGATCCACTCCAGTTTGGCCTTGTCAGGGTGCGTTGCCATGGGCCTTTGCATGGGCTTGACAGGGCTGCTGGAGACAATACTGGCGTCATGATAACCTGTGATGCTCGAGTTAATGGGAGTGAACGCAAAAGGGTTCCTGCACTCCACCGGGCTCGGGGGgacgctgctgctgcagttGGACAGTGGCGTACTGATGGGGGTGTGGCGACCCATGGCTCCATCCACAGGAGTGATGGGAGCCATGCGAGAACAGGGGCTCTCTCTTGTCATGCTGTGCCCAAGTGTCATTTcagaggtgggggtgggtgtCGGGGTTGGTGTCGGTGTTGGAGTGGGAGTTTGGACGGGAGTGGTGCTGCTGTGGGCAGAGTGGTAGAAGGCAGTGCCGGCCTGGTGAGCGTTGAGGATAGAGCCTTGATTGTTGGCTGACTGGCCTTGTAGAGACACGTCAACGCAACTACTAAACAGACCCTTCAGCTTCATCTGCTCCTCCATTTGGACAAGCTCCTCTACGATGCTGTCTTGGGTCATGTCGTCATCATTGAATGGGAAGTAGTCCATGTTGGGTTGAGAACCTGCAAAGTCAACCATCTCCTGTGTGAGGGTGAGTTGGCCTGAGGTCTCAGTGGGTTGAGCTATAATGGAAAGTTGGTCTGTaggggtttgtttgtgttcagcTGGTATCTGCTGAGCAAACGCCTGCTTCCGAAGCTCATCAAGCTGTCCCTCCTCCCATATTGTGCTCTTTAAGTCACTCATCACAGAGGCTTCGTGTGCTCCTGAGTTGGCTGGTATGGCACGAGGGTCTCCAGTGATCTGCTGTAGCAGCGCCTGATCGGATGTGTTGTTTCCAGCTGCTCCAGTGCTGGTGTCAGTGCTGAGGGAGTGGCCTTCGTGTTTCACTACCAAGGCCTGGGGTTTGACAACAGTCTGGGAGCcgtcagtgtgtgtgatgggtGAGTCAGAGAGTGCAAGGATCTGTGTGGGCCCTATGGAGGTGTGTTTCACAGTCACTTTGCAGGGGGCACTCTCTGGTCTGGCGGGAGTTCCCGGTCGAGGGATCCTCTTCACTGCAGCACTGACTCCGGGTTTGGGATTGTCAATTACAGCCAGTGGCTGCTGGGAGATAAACACCCTCTTCACAGGAATCACATGGGACTCCCCGGCAGGGACTGTGCGCTTCCTGGGGCTCTTGGCATCTGTGCAGGGATCTTTCGATGTTGGGGTAAGAGTGGAGGGGCCACTGGATGATGTGTTGCCATTGGAGTTCTGATTATCAACAGTCAAGTACAAAGTACTGTCATGGCAGTTACTGTTATTGCTGTCCTGAGTCCCAGCTACAGCTATTGACGTGGGAGGGGATGTGGGATCATTTTTTACCCTTGCTGCTTTGTCTGGTCCCGGAGAACACTTGACCAGGAAGCTTGGCTCACTGGCAGCCCTGAACTTAGCCACTCTGTCCTCTTTGGCCCCGACAGCAGTTTTCTCTGCGCCAGCGGTGGGGTTATTGTCATTTCCAGCTTCTGACACCACTTTGGTGTCAGtggagagggaaagggaaaggGTGGAGGCTGGAGCGCTGGGTCTGATTGCAGGAGAATGAATGGCAGCTGAGCTCACACTGGGTAAATGCTGTAAATCGTCTGAAGCGGCAATGGTACTCAAACCCGCCGAGGCAGGTCTCACGGTCGTGGTGCTGCTGCTTGGAGCCAGAGCGATGGCCGTCATCTTCACCACATTGACTGAGCTGACGTGGTTAGTAGGCATCACAGTTTTTATGGGGCTGTTGGTGATGAGCAGGGTGGGGGGTGAGCGCAGCGTGATGGCACTGGTGGCAGAGGGCTTGGGCAGGATCTGAGCGTACCGGGTACCGTGTCGTGCCAGCCGGTCACCCACAGGACTAGCTGAGATATTCTGGGGAGCTTTGGGGGACTGTTTAAGAGACTGAGTCACCACTTGGAAGTTCACAGGCAACACTTTCCCCTCTGCTGTCCCCACAGGGCTGGGCGAGGTCATTAACTGCCTGCTTCTCTGTACCTGGGAGAAAAAACAGCGAAAACACGACATCACAATTAGTCACATTCATCAATAACAAATCTGAATACAATTCAAGATTGGTGAAAGCCACATACCGTGACAGGGCTGGGAACAGCTGCTACTACAATGCCTATGGTGGGCTGAGGGGAGAGCAGAGCAGGGCTTCCACAGGGGATGGTAGGACCGGGAGTACTGGCCTCCGTTCTCTTGACCTGGGCCTCAATGGGTAAGGGTGAGTGGAGCTTctgctcctgctgcttcttctggATCTTGCGCTGCAGTTGCTGCTTTGCATCAACAGAGGGAGAGGGCAGGGTCTTCACCTGGGGCTGGAAAGAGTTTGCCTCAGCAGTGGGCACGAACGCTGAGGCTGGAGTTGGTGTCTTCATTCCTGGCGAGAGAGGAAAAATTCAAAGTGTTAACAAGGACACACTGCAATTCTATGAGAATCATGTAAACTAAGCATGGAGCAGCAGTTTGAGTAGGTCTTTGCCAACAATAGGTAAGAAAATTATTATGAACAATATCAACAGTATTAACAGTACTCTAAACCTGGAaaaggtttaaaatgtaaaattctaGCCCATATTGTGATATAAACCATATAACATATCCCTAAATTTCATCCTACTTTGTTAATACATGGTTGAACTTTGTATAAAATGTGCTGTGTCTCTGCTTTGTCCAATATTATCTCGTCTGGCAgaaattatgattttttacatgaatgtgatgacaaaatgatgacatcagcatAAATTGTTGATGCTACTCCTATTTAAAAAGTGTAGAGGAATTGTACCTGTGTGATTTGAGGCTGGTTTAAATTTGTGGTTAATGGCAACTGCATCAGACCAACACCTGACTGTTGATGTACAGGACACAGTGTGATCATAAATTATCTTGGAAAAGATGTTGTATTTTTCACATCTTGAATATTCACAGTGTACAGGGATCGAGGTGCAGACTGTAGATGTTTAAGTCATTCAAGCCCGCTCAGAAAACGTTGAAAACAGGAACTTCTCTCTGATACACAACTGTGGTTATTCTCTCAACGATTTTGGCGCCTGAATGACTTAATGAGGGTTGTTAAAACATGACTCAGTTTACAGGCTGAATTCATCTGACTAAGGTTTTTAACATCCCCACACTGACATAAGACGAGACATAACGTAACATAAGACATAATGTGAGAATACTTGCAGGGtagcattaaaaaaactaaatatttaaatgtcttgcATGTGATCATCATGAGGtaaataaatactaatataACCAATAAACTacatcaaaataataaataatactatATATGCTTTTTCCAACTTCAAATATCCCTCATCAAAAAACAATGACATACAAAActtcacaaaacacacaacagtaaAACTACCGCACCGTTCGACCCGAGGACGTCTTTACCTGTGGGTGTTCCCGTCATAACAGTGAGTGCAGCCATGGACTTAGTACCAATGTAGTGACTATTGAGCAGAAAGCGCGCCAGATCCTCCACGTGGTCAAACTGACGACTCAGGACCTTCTGGGCCCACTCACACACCAGACCGCAGGCTGCAGATCGCATTTCATCTTCGGCGCTCGGAGACTGGCCTGACGCCTCCATCAGCTCACACTACAGtcagacagagcagagcagcaggcaACATGAGCACTGAGAAGCTTCAAAATAAGTCAAactacaaacacaatatacttTTTAGTCTatctaaatataaattaattaatttaaataattcatacaaataaataaaacctaacTCACCCCATCACCGGATTTCTGCAGATCCAGGTTGGGTAAGGACGGCATGTGAACAAAAGCTTTCTTCCTTAACCCGCTATAACAGTATGTAAGAAGGAGTTAAGGTTTCTAAAACATGATCAGTGTAAATACAGAAATAGTTTTAATACACTCTGCTGGTCTTATGATGTCCCAACAAATCCTTTTGTGAAATTGTGCCTCTAATCTCTCCTCTGCTAGTCTTtgcttcaaaagaaaaaaaacactctcaaAAGCCAAACAACAATTTTTCAGACTCGTGGCATGGTTTCCTGACTGTTGGCTCTTATAACCTGCCAGAAACAGTCTTTAGGCAAAAGTGGTTTACAGCTTTTCAAAGATGAACTTACCACAATATGATGTGGTTTCAAACTGCCtctaaaacaacttttttcttttttttacaaacatctTCATGAATAAATGTGCAGATCTTTGGGAGTATAAAACCCAGACAACAAAATATTGTCCAGTATCTTGACACTGatcccattttttttctttgtgattgTGATTGAGCCCATACAGAGCATTTTAAAGATTAACTTGTGagtgctctctggtggacaaactatGTAATGGAGATACTCTTTCTATAAAacctcatttttatttattttttcagttggCACATACATATAGATATATCTGCAATAACCTAAAATCAGCTGATATCGGGGCGGGTTGATTTATCAGTGTAGCTCTTATAATTAATACTGTactttgtcaaaaaatgtacagtattttaagGGGGTTAGATTTCTCACTGGGATATTCCTCATAATATGTGCTTCTTAACCGGCAACATTCATATTAATTTTAGTCTTAATGAGATGAAGACAAAACAGACCATCTCATTATGAGAGCAAAACTCAGAATTTGCTGTAAGCTGGGCGACCATGGAAACGGTTAGTCTACTGTCTTTTTGATCAGGAACAGCTGAACTTCATGGTCACTGACCATTAATACTCAAAGTGATAAACATGCACCCTGACTGTTCCTAATAATGGGATTTAACACCTTTTTAACACCTTGAAAAATGAGTGGGTTATTGAATGCCATGCAAAGACTCAAATGCCTGCACAGTTTTCTATTTGAAagtaaaaaactgaaaatatattaacagaaatacataagtgaaaataattgttatgaTTGATATGATTGTGTCAACTGGAATATTAAAAAGGAAAGGTTCACAATTTGTTTAAGGCTGTCTTGAAACAACAGTCGGGTGCCTTAAAGATcatgaaacaggtttttcttgctgtaatcattcttcttGTTGTTGCCTGTTAAAATAATCCTTCATAAAAAATTAAACAGTACAGTAAACAGTACCCAATGTCTGTTCAGATCTTAACACCTGAATAAGCCTACCGCACTGATGCAATCAACCAAACTGAATCAACCAGACatataaacaaagacaaagagttGATGAGAGGTTTGTCAGAATTAAAGGATATTTGGATTTGCCCCTCATGCCCAGTCGACGTGCCTTCATGTTAGGAAAGACATTCTTCATGATCTTTCCAAAGTCTGCTGCACTCAGTGGATTATAGCCAAGATTGTCACAATAGCTCCTGTAAAAGATGAGAATCCCTCATGAGACTACGTTTAAGCactggaataaaaacaataatgtcCCCCTTCTTCTGTTACCCTTCACCTCCCCTGGTGGCCCCCCACACTTACTTGTATTCATCATACACCTCTTGCTTTGGGAGGGAAGTCTCTGGATGCTCCTCTAGGTGATTTCGTATCCAGTTGAATGCATACATCTGTTGAGTACGGCTTGACGACATGGAACTCTGATCACTGTGAAGGTGGCATGAGAAAAAGAAATCCGGTCACTGGGCATTGTCCTCGACTGGTACTCATCATTTCTTGTTAATACAGAAACTTTAATACCATAATCCAGGAGTGGAGGACCCCCTCTCATTCTCAGTCCAAATGGGCAGAATTGGGGGGTTGGGGTGATGAATAGATATGGggaaacaaatgaaacacagaCAGCTAGGTATAGCAAAAATCTACATAGATCAGTGTTTTGCTTCATAATGATAATCAATCATACAACTGAAATGAAAGAGTGATACTTTCACAcgaggcaaaaaaagaaaaaaacaaaacacaaccccccgaaaaatatcacaaagcaaaagaaaacaaaaaggctTAAGAATTGtaattttatctttttctttttagaagCTATCAGCTGAAATTGTGTCTGTGAAGTAGCAAGTGGATCGTTTTTGACAAGCAATGAGACAACAGtgccaaaaaaatgtaatgagaGCCACAACAAAGCAGCCGTGTGTGTgcaagacaaagaagaagaagaaaaaaaggaaagaaacgCCAAggagaaaagtggaaaacttaagtgtgtgtgtgtgtgtgggtgtgtgtatgtgtgtgtgtgtgagatatagCCGAAGATCAATACCTTTTATCATTGCCACTGCTGGGACCAGAAGGCAACTTAAGGTAGAGGTAGAGTTTTTCGATGTCTGTAAACTTCTCAACATCTTGCTGTAAAGACAAAACATAAGAGAGGACAAAggtcaccaaaaaaaaaaaaaaaaaaaaaagtagtatcCAAGGCTGTAATATTGGACCATTAAATGCAaccaaaaatacttaaaaatacttcatatttaaatgaatttatGAATTTGATTAGTCAACTATTAGATGTATAATTGTCACTCTGCTTATACAGGGCTAATATCTCTGGATGTATTAGTGCACTATTGGTTTATGGTAATATTGAATTAAGAGGATTTGTGTATCTATGCAACAACGTAAACCTATCTCGATTTATTAGACATTTAAATCAGTGATTGACccagaaatgtaaataattgCTTTTTCATTTGAGTTTCCAGAAAATATATCGATATCAGGATATGAGACTAAATACTGTAATATCATGATACGGCATAAGTGTTGAcccttcctgtttttttaaaggctgcattacagtaaaattatttatcaaaaatcatattgtgttaatatttagtgaaagcaccaatagtctatcgatatcgaggtatttggtcaaaatatcatgatatttgattttgtccatattatTCAATCAGCCCTATCATTATGTACAATTTATACTGTGCTACAaactggttgctatggtgataaAGTGTATCCTTATCTGTACATCATTATTGCGAGAGTATTATTTCGTGTACTCACTATTATATTGACATTATTGTAGAGTCAAGTTTTGCTTATTGTTTAAACCACTATCCAGATGTGACAGATGTAAAGGGGATCTTTTAGACATACTGAAATACACTCAACAAGCCATGTAATCATTCTTGTTTAAGCATCAGAGGAGTCTTACAGTGGATATTTTTCTAGGACTTATCATTAAAAGGAACTAAATCTGCCAACTAAATACAGACATTAATAGACTGTATTTTTTATAGGTGacaaaaagaagagacaaaGCGTTCTCATGTAGCTTTGATGTCTCTGATGTGACTTTGTTGCTGGATACAAGCTCAGctcagataaaataaaatcaagtgTATATGAAACTTAAAAAACACCCTGAAAGGAGAACTGATATGAGGAAGGTTCACTCGCTCAAAGTAATTGAAATTTAATTTACTCACTAACcgacataaatgaataaacaccAGTAGAAAGATATGTTAGATTACATTTTGCACATGTCAGGTTGCTCATTTGGTTACTGTGGAAAATAGGATCTGTATTTAAAGGCCAATATAATGTAGATTCTCATGTTACCAGGACATATATTTCATTGTTATGataatataaacatgttttttcaccTATtactaaaatacaaataataggTAAGCAAAATTGCATCAAATATAAATACTTTACAGGAAGCCTGAGCCACTTCATCAGGCTACAAGaatgaaaaatacaacattaagAGGAACGCTtggttttcaaatgtgtttcagtGATCCGAACACAAGTAGACAGTCGAGACCCGTCGCTGTTCACACCTGTGTCTATTATGCGTCTCTAAGGTGTCCAGCAGACCACTTGTGTTCAGATTTCATTGCCTTCATTATTTACTTGAGAAGGTCCAAGGGCCCTGTGCACAGTTATCATGCCGGTCCCTCTTCAGACAAGAACTAGATATGTTTTGCACAGGCTAGCTAAGAAAACTAAAATGGGGAAGCACCAGGATGAATTAGCGTTTACAGGTGGTCAATGCATCCCAGACCACCAGTGGTTTGAATAATCAGATCACAATGTGTCTTGGTGGTTGTTAACGTTTGTCCATTTCTGATCCTGTTGCCCACAATGCATTTTAAAACCAAGTGTAAACAGGGTCCAAGATATTCCTTCTTCAAAAGCTACAGTAAGCTGCTCTCCTGATCTCATGATCCAACAAACAACATTCATCAAATAACACTTCTTTAACATTGTGGATACTCACCAATATGCTGTCCACTTTTGATTGTACAGATTTGCTACaagaagaaagagagcaaagaaatgttaatatgatttgaatttaaaaaaccttcttacacacacacgAGTTTCTTAAAGTCTGGTTTGATTTAGTTTGGGTCAAACTGATTTTTAAGCTATACAAATgatgaaaaggaaatgtttaCAAGAAACCAGAACCATCAGGTCACACTAGGTTATCCATATTTATAATTGATGTTCTTCCAatggctttttaaaatatgaatgtctTCATATCTTGAACCATAAGTCACAAATGTAGCAATGAAACAATTAATCACATACtggatcaacagaaaattagtTTTAGTGAGTGAATCTTTACAAGACAAAAATCcccaaaacattcaaatattctCAAATGTGAGGCAACATTCACTTTTTTCCAAATTGTATTGTCCTGAagcttttttccccaaaaataaacagttgaATACATTTGAAATGCCAGAAAAATTTAATTTTCCATCACCATGCTGTAAATCATGATTGAAATTAAGATATGTATGAGCTAAATCTGCTCAGATATCATGATGAGTGACAGTAGAAAATATTCAGACCCCTCCACTTTTTGCACACTTGATTGTGGTACAGGTATAATTCAAATGGCAATATAGCATCAAGTCCTCTTATAGTTGTCTAAACTACCATCTTCAAGTTTCTCCACAGATGTTTTTTGGGGTTCAGGTCCAGATTTTGACCGGGTCATTCAAGGACACTTATCCTAAAGCTTCTCCAgtgttgtgtttgctgtttgtctGATGCTGAGAAGTGAACCCTCAACCTGGTCTGAAGTTGAATGCTCTTTGGAGCAGGTTTTCTCTTAAAAGGACCTCTCTGTATTTGGTGGCATTGATGCTGCAATCACCACCATGTGTTGACTGTAGGGATGGTACTGTGATATCACAATAAGAGCTTGGAGTTCAGaccaaacattaacattttcatcTCATCAGATcttattttttcctctcagagacctttaaatactttttttggcAAACTCTGGAGGTGCACTCGTATATGTTCAAACACCAGTTATAGGAAAGTGGTTTCAAACGAATACTAAAACCGTCAGAAATGGTTGTTTATCCTTTCCTACATCTTTGTCTCAACATGATTTGATGCTTGGTCTGTCAATCATAGTGAATGGTGTAAATGCCACATATACAGATGTGTGCCGTATACATCACATCCGATCAGTTGACTTTGCCACAACTTAAGTCTAATTAAGTTCtaggctgtgtctgaaatcattCGCCCTTTCACTCGCTCACTAGTACTTCCTTTAAAATTGACACTCAATAGTTTACTGTATGTTGAGCGGTAAATTTAAATTTTGGACACTTCTGCTGTTGAgtcatcattattttgtggtacCAGTGACACATACAGAGTCTCACTactgtaatgtttgtttgaaaagaaacaacaaagtgGAAATGATAACAGGAAGTAGTATCTGAACATTTCCA
Coding sequences within it:
- the LOC128358791 gene encoding DNA-binding protein RFX7, giving the protein MSSSRTQQMYAFNWIRNHLEEHPETSLPKQEVYDEYKSYCDNLGYNPLSAADFGKIMKNVFPNMKARRLGMRGKSKYCYSGLRKKAFVHMPSLPNLDLQKSGDGCELMEASGQSPSAEDEMRSAACGLVCEWAQKVLSRQFDHVEDLARFLLNSHYIGTKSMAALTVMTGTPTGMKTPTPASAFVPTAEANSFQPQVKTLPSPSVDAKQQLQRKIQKKQQEQKLHSPLPIEAQVKRTEASTPGPTIPCGSPALLSPQPTIGIVVAAVPSPVTVQRSRQLMTSPSPVGTAEGKVLPVNFQVVTQSLKQSPKAPQNISASPVGDRLARHGTRYAQILPKPSATSAITLRSPPTLLITNSPIKTVMPTNHVSSVNVVKMTAIALAPSSSTTTVRPASAGLSTIAASDDLQHLPSVSSAAIHSPAIRPSAPASTLSLSLSTDTKVVSEAGNDNNPTAGAEKTAVGAKEDRVAKFRAASEPSFLVKCSPGPDKAARVKNDPTSPPTSIAVAGTQDSNNSNCHDSTLYLTVDNQNSNGNTSSSGPSTLTPTSKDPCTDAKSPRKRTVPAGESHVIPVKRVFISQQPLAVIDNPKPGVSAAVKRIPRPGTPARPESAPCKVTVKHTSIGPTQILALSDSPITHTDGSQTVVKPQALVVKHEGHSLSTDTSTGAAGNNTSDQALLQQITGDPRAIPANSGAHEASVMSDLKSTIWEEGQLDELRKQAFAQQIPAEHKQTPTDQLSIIAQPTETSGQLTLTQEMVDFAGSQPNMDYFPFNDDDMTQDSIVEELVQMEEQMKLKGLFSSCVDVSLQGQSANNQGSILNAHQAGTAFYHSAHSSTTPVQTPTPTPTPTPTPTPTSEMTLGHSMTRESPCSRMAPITPVDGAMGRHTPISTPLSNCSSSVPPSPVECRNPFAFTPINSSITGYHDASIVSSSPVKPMQRPMATHPDKAKLEWINNRYNSTSGGPLSNHSIGILPSYQDLVDDQFRKPHAFAIPGQSFQAQPRQDGAHFGRLTPISPVQQQQQQQLVTGVTTPTKQESFAVPAPLDNKASTSSASSTFRCRSVSPAVRQRNFSGNTGPPTTTTNTTTTTRAVVSPFNSPITSEVLSILSNSQTVSSVHSMVQRSQSVPLNIMMQSEMLPVQGPSNTAKITNVLLSKMEADGDDSVRGLGINNLPSNYTARMNLTQILETTPGFAGGTPHQTQLPVSSSPAAFELQQHGYLTTGSGETVTFSTGDSQAQAGTGEQDQQQPQQLQENPVQTQPQLLLQSTQQQEVEDEQQQLDFNNTVKDLLGDDGLNPSSQLVGQVASELNAVASDFSNDIRLTSDLSSSITDLNTLDTNLLFDPNQQQEQYEDSTLEELKNDPLFQQICSDTVNSGFDWLESKDQPTTVEMLG
- the LOC128358793 gene encoding DNA-binding protein RFX5-like; the encoded protein is MADDQQQPGQKPASGLGSLPALVPGLQGPEANALQFKIKNSICKSVQSKVDSILQDVEKFTDIEKLYLYLKLPSGPSSGNDKRY